In Urechidicola croceus, a single window of DNA contains:
- a CDS encoding T9SS type B sorting domain-containing protein: MRYYCYIILLFLSINTFSQGEANVWYFGENAGLDFNSGTPVPLNDGRLNTREGCSSFSDADGNLLFYIGAPNSTASNLTVWNRNHTPMPNGTGLEGNSSSSQSAMIIPRPGSTTQFYVFTVGANYGGDTTSFDYYTIDMTFDGGLGDVVGGANDLTQELLRTDWTEKVASVKGSECETYWVVSYVRPSSGQDEFFAYKVTSAGVASTPVRTRVSFPSNDIRGYLKISPDGKKLAIAHMNFNELVLYDFDNTTGIVSNQRQLQLSSSSDANQPYGLEFSPNSKKLYVHASNNFFSQNSSVNNNPANHHSALYQFDVSLNTLAEIQESKFLIDSRDLYRGALQLGPDRKIYRALSPTYDIGSDFLGVIENPDEDGSNVIYNHDAIDLGTGRSSQGLPPFIASIFSQIEITGEDESGTQSVINNLDVSLCTGDSFNIISETLTDVTSVTYQWLKNGIPYSTDQNLTFTNMTSLDNGNYKLEVEITDLCGNVSLGEGECTIEVYDIPTATQPNNIVQCDDDNDDRYEFDLKLQDSDILGSQTSIEYEVLYYNSESQAHDGGTPLPNPYPTGSTRIYARVQSNGNTDCYDITFFDIELYKSPMPNSSTDIEDLEECDDTLAGEINDGITTVDLTQKEDDILNGQSITDFELTYFTASDFAPTAEITDPTTFYNDLNPGGQTIYVQVINRLNDECSATTSFEFVVNNTPEILENFTFQNCDEDDDPNGYTVFDLYDVNEQVILNGATDITATYYYDYADANVSEYTGIGEIPNPDSFNNQDTTTPNTIYARYETLDNCYLVSTITLEVSTTDFPSDFEPLTIELCDDDFDGKQIFDLSQKDDEFKSSFVNPADLTVHYFRTKEDAEENDNEILPKETYENEQPFTQTLYVRMSSISNGGCQGIGPYLTLIVNEKPIVEVIEPQDIYCINGPDITLEVLNPDSSLTYIWSNDADGNDIIGGGNSIAISNAGEYFVTAVSNESCESNPTTVIVNPSIIATISENDVVIVDDSDNNTITIDTSNLGIGEYEFALDDNPFQNEPFFENVTPGIHLIKINDKNGCGESTPLEVAVIGFPRFFTPNNDGENDYWQVKGVSSDFFSSSIIYIFDRYGKLIANIDPTSEGWNGYYNGNMLPSTDYWFTAQLIDQNGNIRERKGHFSLIRRRY; the protein is encoded by the coding sequence ATGAGATATTACTGTTATATAATTTTACTTTTTTTATCAATTAATACCTTTTCTCAAGGAGAAGCCAATGTTTGGTATTTTGGAGAGAATGCAGGTTTAGATTTTAATTCAGGAACTCCAGTTCCTCTTAATGATGGTAGGTTAAATACACGTGAAGGCTGCTCCTCTTTTTCTGATGCTGATGGAAACTTATTGTTTTATATTGGAGCACCTAATTCAACCGCATCCAATTTAACGGTTTGGAATAGGAATCACACTCCAATGCCAAATGGCACAGGGTTAGAAGGAAACTCGTCTAGTTCACAATCTGCAATGATTATTCCAAGACCAGGAAGTACTACTCAATTTTACGTTTTTACTGTAGGTGCAAATTATGGTGGTGATACAACATCCTTTGATTATTATACAATTGATATGACTTTTGATGGTGGTTTAGGTGATGTCGTTGGAGGCGCTAACGATTTAACTCAAGAACTTCTTAGAACAGATTGGACGGAAAAAGTTGCATCGGTTAAAGGAAGTGAATGTGAAACTTATTGGGTTGTATCATATGTTAGACCTTCTAGTGGACAAGATGAATTTTTCGCATACAAGGTTACTAGTGCAGGTGTTGCATCGACCCCAGTAAGAACAAGGGTGTCTTTTCCTTCAAATGACATTAGAGGTTATTTAAAAATATCTCCTGACGGAAAAAAATTAGCAATTGCCCATATGAATTTTAACGAACTTGTTTTATATGATTTTGACAATACAACAGGAATCGTCTCAAACCAAAGACAATTGCAACTTTCAAGTTCAAGTGATGCTAACCAACCATATGGCTTAGAGTTCTCACCAAATAGTAAAAAATTATATGTCCATGCTTCAAACAACTTTTTTAGCCAAAACTCAAGCGTAAATAATAACCCCGCCAATCATCATTCTGCACTATACCAATTTGACGTAAGTTTAAATACACTTGCCGAAATTCAAGAATCCAAATTCTTAATAGACTCAAGAGATCTATATAGAGGAGCACTTCAACTTGGTCCTGACAGAAAGATTTACAGAGCACTTTCTCCAACTTACGATATAGGCTCTGATTTTTTAGGAGTTATTGAAAACCCTGATGAAGATGGAAGTAACGTTATCTACAACCATGACGCTATAGATTTAGGTACGGGTAGATCAAGTCAAGGTTTGCCGCCGTTTATTGCATCTATTTTTTCTCAAATAGAAATCACCGGTGAAGACGAAAGCGGAACACAAAGTGTTATCAACAATTTAGATGTTAGTCTTTGTACTGGTGATAGTTTCAATATAATTTCAGAGACATTAACTGATGTTACTAGCGTAACATATCAATGGCTTAAAAACGGAATTCCATATTCTACAGATCAAAATTTAACTTTCACAAATATGACTTCCTTAGATAATGGTAACTATAAACTAGAAGTTGAAATTACCGATCTATGTGGAAATGTAAGTCTTGGAGAAGGAGAATGTACTATTGAAGTTTATGATATTCCAACTGCAACTCAACCAAACAATATTGTTCAATGTGATGATGATAATGATGATAGATATGAGTTTGACTTAAAACTTCAAGATAGTGATATTCTTGGCAGTCAAACTTCTATTGAATACGAAGTACTTTATTACAACTCTGAATCTCAAGCACATGACGGTGGAACTCCACTACCTAACCCTTATCCAACTGGTTCAACTAGAATTTATGCTCGTGTTCAATCCAATGGAAATACTGACTGTTACGACATTACTTTTTTTGATATTGAATTATACAAATCTCCAATGCCTAATAGTTCAACTGACATTGAAGATCTTGAAGAATGTGATGATACTTTAGCAGGAGAAATAAATGATGGAATAACGACAGTAGATTTAACTCAAAAAGAAGATGATATTCTTAACGGACAATCAATTACAGATTTTGAATTAACTTATTTCACAGCCTCTGATTTTGCCCCAACTGCTGAAATTACAGATCCAACTACTTTTTACAATGATTTAAATCCTGGTGGACAAACTATATATGTTCAAGTTATAAATAGATTAAATGATGAATGTAGCGCTACTACATCTTTTGAATTTGTTGTGAATAATACTCCAGAAATTCTTGAAAATTTTACATTTCAAAATTGTGATGAAGACGACGACCCAAATGGCTATACTGTTTTTGATTTATACGATGTAAATGAACAAGTTATTCTAAACGGAGCCACAGACATTACTGCAACATATTATTACGATTATGCAGATGCTAATGTTTCAGAATATACAGGAATTGGGGAAATACCAAATCCTGACTCTTTTAATAATCAGGATACAACAACACCTAATACTATTTATGCTCGTTATGAAACACTAGACAATTGTTATCTTGTTTCTACAATTACATTAGAAGTATCGACAACAGATTTTCCTTCAGATTTTGAACCTTTAACTATAGAACTTTGTGATGATGATTTTGACGGAAAGCAAATTTTTGATTTATCTCAAAAAGATGATGAATTTAAAAGTTCATTTGTAAACCCTGCTGATTTAACAGTTCACTATTTTAGAACAAAAGAAGATGCAGAAGAAAATGACAATGAAATACTTCCAAAAGAAACTTACGAAAACGAACAACCTTTTACTCAAACTCTCTATGTTAGAATGAGTAGCATATCCAATGGAGGTTGCCAAGGAATTGGTCCTTATTTAACCTTAATTGTTAATGAAAAACCAATTGTTGAAGTTATAGAACCACAAGATATTTATTGTATTAATGGACCAGATATAACATTAGAAGTATTAAACCCTGATTCTTCATTAACTTATATTTGGTCGAATGATGCAGATGGAAATGATATTATTGGAGGAGGAAATTCAATTGCTATATCTAATGCTGGAGAATATTTTGTAACCGCAGTTTCTAATGAATCTTGTGAGTCCAATCCTACTACTGTTATTGTAAACCCATCAATCATTGCAACAATAAGTGAAAATGATGTCGTAATAGTTGATGATTCTGACAACAATACAATTACAATTGATACTAGTAATTTAGGAATAGGAGAATATGAATTTGCATTAGACGACAATCCATTTCAAAATGAACCATTTTTTGAAAATGTTACTCCTGGAATACATTTAATAAAAATAAATGACAAAAACGGTTGTGGAGAATCTACTCCTCTTGAAGTTGCAGTTATTGGTTTTCCTCGTTTTTTTACACCAAATAATGATGGCGAAAATGATTATTGGCAAGTAAAAGGTGTAAGTTCAGACTTCTTTTCTTCATCAATAATTTATATATTTGATAGATACGGAAAATTAATTGCTAATATTGATCCAACTAGCGAAGGCTGGAATGGGTATTACAATGGAAACATGCTACCATCAACAGATTATTGGTTTACAGCACAACTTATTGATCAAAATGGAAATATCCGTGAAAGAAAAGGACATTTTAGTTTGATAAGAAGACGGTACTAG
- a CDS encoding T9SS type B sorting domain-containing protein has translation MKKIFFILIAVIIFINTSYSQREAANWYFGERAGLNFNSGTPVPLLNGQLDSAEGCSSISDKNGNLLFYTNGMTVWDRNHQIMPNGTGLIGHHSSTQAAMIVPKPNTPSILYIFTVDKPSYFLSEGDPISGINYSVVDMVANGGNGDVLSDSKNIHLVTYDPSNSVESEYKSSEKITAVLHDDEMSYWVITHFVNKFYAFRIDENGVNPTPVISTVNQTVNPIIDDQGVNKSAIGYLKISPDGKKLAIAHSSTTLGSPRSGTRKSGTVYLYNFDDATGIVSGGDLLVSNEYPYGVEFSPRSTKLYITSNIFNSDDSLESSNLYQFNMDAADIPSSKRVINNSNNVAGGLQLAIDGKIYRAGYPSGTIGTRLSIINQPDANSSSVDYSHNSFDINRSVTLGLPPFIQSLFLVTFDYEFTCFGQSTHFIITSQDPYDTVLWDFGDGTQSTEESPNHRYTAPGTYTVTLTKYINGVESARNSKQVTIYARPQVPTGEYELIQCDTDSNPLDGLSTFNLGLANDYVHLEAPADVEVFYYEDITSLDDDIDNQNSLSYIYDNISANQLIYVKVVMRGSDCYEISYLRLRASEPEDMSMSPFYGCDLGDEKAEYNLVSKRQEIIDFYGLSTNTTINFFLDESSANLGRYPIVQDVLISEEKTIYIRTEIDNTCLGIGSIELRIHDFPSIEEEIEFDICGSEFPYTIGTEINSAVINDFSFEWNTGEITPEIDIHSSGIYSVIITEISTQCSKTKYITVNQILEPTLDNVVISDGSLGYNITVNLIQEGAYEYALDDINGFYQTLNTFYNVLPGQHTVFVKDPINCETIEVEVYIIHYPKFFTPNRDGYNDFWQIKGLNEDIYQITYIHIYDRFGKFIANVDPKGDGWDGFYNGKALPSTDYWFVTQIVDIEGNIQDKQGHFSLIRR, from the coding sequence ATGAAAAAAATATTTTTTATTCTAATTGCAGTTATTATCTTTATTAATACCTCCTACTCTCAAAGAGAAGCAGCAAATTGGTATTTTGGAGAAAGAGCAGGCCTAAATTTTAATTCTGGCACACCTGTTCCTTTATTAAACGGTCAATTAGATTCAGCCGAAGGTTGCTCTTCTATTTCCGATAAAAATGGTAATTTACTCTTTTATACAAATGGTATGACAGTTTGGGATAGAAATCATCAAATTATGCCAAACGGTACGGGACTAATTGGTCATCATTCAAGCACACAAGCCGCAATGATTGTACCTAAACCTAACACTCCCAGCATTCTATATATTTTCACTGTAGATAAACCGAGCTACTTTCTTAGTGAAGGTGATCCCATTTCAGGAATTAATTACTCTGTAGTAGATATGGTTGCTAATGGTGGTAATGGTGATGTTTTATCAGATAGTAAAAACATACATTTAGTTACTTACGACCCTAGTAACTCTGTTGAAAGTGAATATAAATCCTCAGAGAAAATAACTGCAGTACTACATGATGACGAAATGTCTTATTGGGTTATTACACACTTTGTCAATAAATTTTATGCATTTAGAATTGATGAAAATGGTGTAAACCCAACACCTGTTATATCAACTGTAAACCAAACTGTAAATCCAATAATTGACGATCAAGGTGTCAACAAATCTGCAATAGGATATTTAAAAATTTCACCTGATGGAAAAAAACTAGCAATCGCACATAGTTCAACTACATTAGGTAGTCCTAGAAGTGGAACAAGAAAAAGTGGTACAGTGTATTTATATAATTTTGACGATGCCACTGGTATAGTAAGTGGTGGTGATCTTTTAGTCAGTAATGAATACCCTTACGGAGTTGAATTTTCACCTCGATCTACAAAATTATATATAACTTCTAATATTTTTAATTCTGATGACTCCTTAGAGTCAAGTAACTTATATCAGTTTAATATGGATGCTGCTGATATTCCAAGTTCAAAAAGAGTTATTAATAATTCTAACAATGTTGCAGGTGGTCTACAATTAGCAATAGATGGAAAAATTTATCGTGCTGGTTACCCTTCTGGTACCATTGGTACTAGACTATCAATAATTAATCAACCTGACGCTAATAGTTCTAGTGTTGATTATTCTCACAATTCATTTGACATTAATAGAAGTGTAACACTTGGTCTACCACCATTTATACAATCACTTTTCTTAGTAACTTTTGATTATGAATTTACATGTTTTGGGCAATCAACACATTTTATAATAACTTCTCAAGACCCTTATGACACAGTTCTTTGGGATTTTGGAGATGGAACACAATCAACAGAAGAATCACCTAACCATAGATATACTGCACCAGGAACATATACAGTTACTCTTACTAAATATATAAACGGAGTAGAATCGGCTAGAAATAGTAAACAGGTTACTATTTATGCAAGACCTCAAGTACCAACTGGTGAATATGAACTAATTCAATGTGATACTGATAGCAACCCTCTTGATGGATTAAGTACATTCAATCTTGGCTTAGCAAATGATTATGTGCACCTAGAAGCTCCTGCTGATGTTGAAGTTTTTTATTATGAAGACATAACTTCTTTAGATGATGATATTGACAATCAAAATTCGCTTAGTTACATTTATGATAATATTTCGGCAAATCAATTAATTTATGTAAAAGTAGTGATGAGAGGATCTGATTGTTATGAAATCTCTTACCTAAGATTAAGAGCTTCTGAACCTGAAGATATGTCTATGTCTCCATTTTATGGTTGTGACTTAGGAGATGAAAAAGCAGAGTACAACTTAGTCTCAAAACGTCAAGAAATTATTGATTTTTATGGTTTGTCAACCAATACAACAATAAACTTTTTCCTTGATGAAAGTTCTGCAAATTTAGGTAGATATCCAATTGTTCAGGATGTTTTGATTTCAGAAGAAAAAACAATTTATATTAGAACCGAAATTGACAATACATGTTTAGGTATTGGGTCAATAGAACTTAGAATACATGACTTTCCTTCGATAGAAGAAGAGATAGAATTTGATATATGCGGATCTGAATTTCCATATACTATCGGTACAGAAATAAACTCTGCAGTAATTAATGATTTTTCATTTGAATGGAATACTGGTGAAATCACACCTGAAATTGATATTCATAGTAGTGGTATATATTCAGTTATAATAACAGAAATATCTACACAATGCTCAAAAACAAAATATATTACTGTAAATCAAATTTTAGAACCCACTCTTGATAACGTAGTAATTTCTGATGGATCACTTGGCTATAATATTACAGTAAATCTAATACAAGAAGGGGCTTATGAATATGCACTTGATGATATTAATGGATTTTATCAAACCTTAAATACTTTTTACAATGTACTTCCAGGACAACATACTGTATTTGTTAAAGACCCTATCAATTGCGAAACTATTGAAGTAGAAGTATATATTATCCATTATCCAAAATTTTTCACTCCAAATCGTGACGGCTATAATGATTTTTGGCAAATAAAAGGATTGAATGAAGATATCTATCAAATTACATATATTCATATTTACGACCGGTTTGGAAAATTCATCGCAAATGTTGACCCAAAAGGAGATGGTTGGGATGGCTTCTACAATGGAAAAGCCTTACCTTCAACAGATTATTGGTTTGTAACTCAAATTGTAGATATTGAAGGTAATATTCAAGATAAACAAGGGCATTTTAGTTTAATAAGAAGATAA
- a CDS encoding isochorismate synthase, translating into MIEIEERIENSFKNNLPFTVFRKPNSEEVKAVFQKENCPFYTKNFEESGFVFAPFSNKEEVLIIPYSEADVISLYARNHVYHSNQEIGIFETLYSDIDKNKHIQLVEKGIDFINTSGAKKIVLSRKEKIKIEDFNLMDVLKKLLFHYPTAFVYVWFHPKTGLWLGATPETLLSITDGSFKVMALASTQEYKGVMDVAWGFKEIQEHQYVVDFISSQINSDELDISNTYTVKAGNLLHLRADISGELSKDSSILNLINALHPTPATCGLPKEISKNFILENENYDREYYTGFLGEINNNSFADLFVNLRCMKVDTEKSEVSLFVGGGITKDSIPENEWEETVAKTNVMKKVL; encoded by the coding sequence GTGATAGAAATTGAAGAAAGAATAGAAAATTCATTTAAAAATAATTTGCCATTTACTGTATTTCGTAAGCCAAATAGTGAAGAGGTTAAAGCAGTTTTTCAAAAAGAAAACTGTCCTTTTTATACGAAAAATTTTGAAGAAAGTGGTTTTGTTTTTGCGCCATTTAGTAATAAGGAAGAGGTTTTGATTATTCCATATTCTGAAGCGGATGTAATTTCACTTTACGCAAGAAATCATGTTTACCATTCTAATCAGGAAATAGGGATTTTCGAGACTTTGTATAGTGATATTGATAAGAATAAACATATTCAACTTGTTGAAAAAGGGATTGATTTTATAAATACTTCTGGAGCGAAAAAAATTGTTTTATCAAGAAAAGAAAAAATTAAAATTGAAGATTTTAACTTAATGGATGTGTTGAAAAAATTACTTTTTCATTACCCAACTGCTTTTGTTTATGTGTGGTTTCATCCAAAAACAGGATTGTGGTTAGGTGCAACCCCAGAAACATTATTATCTATTACAGATGGTAGTTTTAAGGTGATGGCATTGGCTTCAACTCAAGAATATAAAGGAGTTATGGATGTAGCTTGGGGCTTTAAAGAAATTCAAGAACATCAATATGTTGTTGATTTTATTTCATCTCAAATTAATTCAGATGAATTAGATATTTCAAATACATATACTGTCAAAGCAGGTAATTTATTACACTTACGTGCTGATATTAGCGGTGAATTGAGTAAAGATTCTTCGATTTTAAATTTGATTAATGCATTGCACCCAACACCTGCAACTTGTGGTTTGCCAAAAGAAATTTCTAAAAATTTTATTCTTGAAAATGAAAATTATGATAGAGAATATTATACTGGTTTTTTAGGAGAAATAAACAATAATTCATTCGCAGATTTATTTGTAAACCTTCGTTGTATGAAGGTTGATACTGAAAAATCTGAAGTTTCTCTTTTTGTAGGAGGCGGAATAACTAAAGACAGTATTCCTGAAAATGAATGGGAAGAAACCGTTGCTAAAACTAATGTTATGAAGAAGGTTTTATAA
- a CDS encoding PaaI family thioesterase, with the protein MIMDKKAKLDYFNNSVSKDTLMETLSIKYTDVGDDFLVAQMPVNSKVHQPMGLLHGGATVALAESVGSFASNLFIDHNTHEVRGIEISANHLKSKKDGVITATARPIHKGRTTHLWEIKITDEVGNLISLCKLTNIILLKK; encoded by the coding sequence ATGATTATGGATAAAAAGGCAAAATTAGATTATTTTAATAATTCTGTGTCGAAAGATACGTTAATGGAAACATTATCAATAAAATATACTGATGTAGGTGATGATTTTTTAGTAGCTCAAATGCCAGTTAATTCTAAAGTTCATCAGCCAATGGGCTTGTTACATGGAGGTGCTACGGTTGCATTGGCAGAAAGTGTTGGGAGTTTTGCGTCAAATTTGTTTATAGACCACAATACTCATGAAGTGAGGGGAATAGAAATTTCGGCAAATCATTTAAAAAGTAAAAAAGATGGTGTTATAACAGCTACAGCAAGGCCTATTCATAAAGGCAGAACAACACATTTATGGGAAATTAAAATAACTGATGAAGTTGGTAACTTGATTTCGCTTTGTAAACTGACGAATATTATTTTATTAAAAAAATAA
- a CDS encoding ABC transporter ATP-binding protein, translating into METILSLKNLDKKYGSVHAVNNLSFEIKKGNVYGILGPNGSGKSTTLGIILNVVNRTSGEFSWFNGSLSTHEALKKVGAIIERPNFYPYMTATQNLKLVCKIKGVPYDNIDEKLKTVNLFERRDSKFRTYSLGMKQRLAIASALLNNPEILILDEPTNGLDPQGIHEIRQIIKKIAANGTTILLASHLLDEVEKVCSHVVVIRKGVKLYEGRTDEMTASNGFFDLKTEENQDKLKELLTSFDGISSIKEEDGKLIAILSKEISASEINEFLFKNGIILSHLVKRKPSLEQQFLSLTNNK; encoded by the coding sequence TTGGAAACAATACTATCTCTCAAAAACCTTGATAAAAAATATGGTTCTGTTCACGCAGTGAACAATCTATCATTTGAAATCAAGAAAGGAAATGTCTATGGAATTTTAGGTCCAAACGGAAGTGGTAAATCAACAACTCTAGGAATCATTTTAAACGTTGTAAATAGAACTTCAGGCGAATTTAGTTGGTTCAATGGCTCTTTATCTACACATGAAGCCTTAAAAAAAGTTGGAGCAATCATTGAACGTCCAAACTTCTATCCATATATGACCGCTACTCAAAATCTGAAATTGGTTTGTAAAATTAAAGGTGTGCCGTATGATAATATTGACGAAAAATTAAAAACGGTTAATCTTTTTGAAAGAAGAGACAGCAAATTTAGGACCTATTCTCTTGGTATGAAACAACGATTAGCAATTGCATCAGCATTACTAAATAATCCTGAGATATTAATTCTTGACGAACCTACAAATGGATTGGATCCTCAAGGAATTCATGAAATAAGACAAATCATAAAAAAAATTGCTGCAAACGGAACTACTATACTACTTGCTTCACATCTTTTAGATGAAGTAGAAAAAGTATGTAGTCATGTTGTTGTTATTAGAAAAGGAGTAAAATTGTATGAAGGAAGAACAGATGAAATGACGGCCTCAAATGGCTTTTTTGACTTAAAAACTGAAGAGAATCAAGATAAATTAAAAGAGTTACTAACTAGTTTCGACGGAATTTCATCTATCAAAGAAGAAGATGGAAAATTAATTGCAATTTTAAGTAAAGAAATTTCGGCATCAGAAATAAATGAATTTTTATTTAAAAATGGTATTATTTTATCTCATTTGGTAAAACGTAAGCCAAGTCTTGAACAGCAGTTCCTTTCATTAACCAATAACAAATAG
- a CDS encoding IS1096 element passenger TnpR family protein, giving the protein MTYKIRAILDVENDVIRDILIDKSNNLETLHKVIANAFGFNGQEMASFYRTDNDWNQGEEIPLFDMSDAGESISMSTCIIEDTLKNDGDKLIYVYDFFSMWTFYVELTEVKSLPEDNLNLPKVVFAFGDAPETAPEKEFTSDNFNDDLDFDNDDFNEFGGFENIDDYDF; this is encoded by the coding sequence ATGACTTACAAAATCCGAGCAATATTAGATGTTGAAAATGATGTAATTAGAGATATTCTTATTGATAAATCAAATAATTTAGAAACTCTACATAAAGTAATTGCAAATGCTTTTGGGTTTAATGGGCAAGAAATGGCTTCGTTTTACAGAACAGATAATGATTGGAATCAAGGTGAAGAAATACCCTTATTTGATATGTCTGATGCAGGTGAATCAATTTCTATGTCAACTTGTATAATTGAAGACACATTAAAAAATGATGGAGATAAACTTATTTATGTATATGATTTCTTTTCAATGTGGACTTTTTATGTAGAATTGACAGAAGTAAAGTCACTACCTGAAGATAATTTAAATTTACCAAAAGTTGTATTTGCCTTTGGAGATGCTCCTGAAACTGCACCAGAAAAAGAATTTACTTCAGATAATTTCAATGATGATTTAGATTTTGACAATGATGATTTCAACGAATTTGGCGGTTTCGAAAATATTGATGATTATGATTTTTAA
- a CDS encoding alpha/beta hydrolase has translation MRFFKKVLKIVSYTIIAIFIILLVLINVFFKPKTDKDLVDDFAKLNKELYITHKEFRGFPFRLISNNKKNDTSLVNIVFVHGSPGTLMDFKKYLIDDDLNQRANFFVYDRVGYGIETIGQIQHIQFEVDMLNEIVKDFDLSKTILVGYSYGGPIALASKKEYKKVVLLAPAVYSEVEPMFWFLNFYKWKLTRWVIPDMLKTASKEKLQHKNDLKFFENSWGDNPSSIYVIHGNNDKIVPYENSEFIQEQFSSDKFELITLNEAGHDLIWSRYKEIKKELIKVIEE, from the coding sequence ATGCGTTTTTTTAAAAAAGTTCTCAAAATAGTATCTTATACTATTATTGCAATTTTCATTATTTTATTAGTTTTAATTAATGTTTTTTTTAAGCCAAAAACAGATAAAGATTTAGTAGACGATTTTGCTAAATTAAATAAAGAATTATATATAACTCATAAAGAGTTTCGAGGATTTCCATTTAGGCTAATCTCGAATAATAAGAAAAATGATACTTCATTAGTCAATATTGTTTTTGTTCATGGTAGTCCCGGAACTTTAATGGATTTTAAAAAATATTTAATTGATGATGATTTAAACCAAAGAGCAAATTTTTTCGTATATGATAGAGTAGGGTATGGTATTGAAACTATTGGGCAAATACAACATATTCAATTTGAAGTTGATATGCTCAATGAAATTGTCAAGGATTTTGATTTATCAAAAACAATTTTAGTTGGATATTCTTATGGTGGGCCAATAGCATTGGCATCAAAAAAAGAATATAAAAAGGTCGTTTTGTTAGCGCCAGCAGTTTATTCGGAAGTAGAGCCAATGTTTTGGTTTTTAAATTTTTATAAATGGAAATTAACACGCTGGGTTATTCCAGATATGTTGAAAACAGCATCAAAAGAAAAATTACAACATAAAAATGATTTAAAATTTTTTGAGAATAGTTGGGGTGATAATCCATCTTCAATTTACGTGATACATGGGAATAATGATAAAATAGTGCCATATGAAAATTCTGAATTTATTCAAGAGCAATTTTCTTCTGATAAATTTGAATTGATTACATTAAATGAAGCAGGCCATGATTTGATTTGGTCGAGGTATAAAGAAATTAAAAAAGAACTAATAAAAGTCATAGAAGAGTGA
- a CDS encoding ABC transporter permease, whose translation MFRLLNIEFHKLKHSKASKVLIIIYFVLLTSTALIAAINFNFAQVQFHLAEMGIFNFPYIWHLNTYLSATIKFFLLLVIVSMMANEYSNKTLKQNLIDGLSKKEFILSKFYTVIVFALISTVFVFIVSLILGLIYSDFTEPSIIFSDLEYLLAFFVKLVGFFSFGLFMGILIKRSAFAVGAILVWAMIEGFAKGMLYWKARPSVDAVMQFFPLEAMSNLIKEPFTRFSAVKSVASQVGEDLSKDFSVHFTDIIIVLIWTAIFIYLSYRLLKRRDL comes from the coding sequence ATGTTTCGATTACTAAATATAGAGTTTCACAAATTGAAGCACAGTAAAGCAAGTAAAGTATTAATCATTATATATTTTGTACTTTTAACCTCTACCGCCTTAATAGCTGCAATAAATTTTAATTTTGCACAGGTTCAATTTCACCTTGCTGAAATGGGAATTTTCAACTTTCCATACATTTGGCATTTAAACACTTACTTATCTGCTACTATTAAATTTTTCCTTTTACTTGTTATTGTATCAATGATGGCTAATGAGTATAGCAACAAAACTCTAAAGCAAAATCTGATAGATGGGTTAAGTAAAAAAGAATTTATCTTATCCAAATTCTATACAGTTATTGTTTTTGCTTTGATATCAACAGTATTTGTATTTATTGTTTCATTAATCTTAGGACTTATCTATTCCGATTTTACTGAACCTTCAATAATATTTTCTGACCTAGAATATTTACTAGCCTTTTTTGTAAAACTTGTGGGATTCTTCTCATTTGGTTTATTTATGGGAATCTTAATTAAACGTTCGGCATTTGCAGTTGGAGCAATACTTGTTTGGGCTATGATTGAAGGATTTGCTAAAGGGATGCTTTATTGGAAAGCAAGACCATCAGTTGATGCAGTAATGCAATTTTTTCCTCTGGAAGCAATGAGTAACTTAATTAAAGAACCTTTCACAAGATTCTCGGCAGTAAAATCTGTTGCAAGTCAAGTTGGTGAAGATTTAAGTAAAGATTTTTCTGTTCATTTTACAGATATAATTATTGTTCTTATTTGGACTGCTATATTTATTTATCTATCATATAGACTATTAAAACGTAGAGATTTATAA